A single genomic interval of Streptomyces sp. 1222.5 harbors:
- a CDS encoding SDR family NAD(P)-dependent oxidoreductase yields the protein MALTAYDLSGRTAFVTGAAGGIGRASAVLLAEAGATVHCADRDPDGLHGTAALIKDRGGTAHPHVLDVTDRARLAEAVRSCGRLDVLAAIAGIMHSSPVLDTRDEDLDRVLNVNFKGVLYACQEAARLMLARGTGGSIVTMASGAVDTGGAGLLCYGAAKAAVVQLTKTLATEVGPHGIRVNAIAPGWVRTPMTDRHDREAQAHTETVMARMAPLGRVGEPDDIAHAVLYLASDASAFTTGQILRPNGGVAMPW from the coding sequence ATGGCTCTCACGGCGTACGACCTCAGCGGGCGCACCGCGTTCGTCACCGGGGCCGCCGGCGGTATCGGCCGGGCCTCCGCCGTCCTGCTCGCCGAGGCGGGCGCGACCGTGCACTGCGCCGACCGCGACCCGGACGGCCTGCACGGCACGGCGGCGCTGATCAAGGACCGCGGCGGCACGGCCCACCCGCACGTCCTCGACGTCACCGACCGGGCCCGGCTCGCCGAGGCCGTCCGGTCCTGCGGACGCCTCGACGTGCTGGCGGCGATCGCCGGCATCATGCACAGCAGCCCGGTCCTCGACACCCGGGACGAGGACCTCGACCGGGTGCTGAACGTCAACTTCAAGGGCGTGCTGTACGCCTGCCAGGAGGCGGCCCGGCTGATGCTCGCCAGGGGCACCGGGGGAAGCATCGTCACGATGGCGTCCGGCGCGGTCGACACGGGCGGTGCCGGTCTGCTCTGCTACGGCGCGGCGAAGGCGGCCGTGGTACAGCTGACGAAAACGCTGGCCACCGAGGTGGGCCCGCACGGGATCCGGGTCAACGCGATCGCGCCGGGCTGGGTCCGCACTCCCATGACCGACCGCCACGACCGCGAGGCGCAGGCGCACACCGAGACCGTGATGGCCCGCATGGCACCGCTCGGCCGGGTCGGCGAACCGGACGACATCGCGCACGCGGTGCTGTACCTGGCCTCGGACGCGTCGGCCTTCACGACGGGTCAGATACTTCGCCCGAACGGGGGTGTGGCGATGCCCTGGTGA
- a CDS encoding Dps family protein produces MYVVKSPLADADLKTVSQALQGALVDLVDLALVAKQIHWNVVGPRFRSIHLQLDEVVDSARVHSDTVAERASALGVPPDGRAATVASGSGIGATPAGWIKDGDAVGSMVDALGAVITRMRERVNGTGEADPVSQDIFIGITADLEKHHWMFQAEHA; encoded by the coding sequence ATGTACGTCGTGAAGAGCCCGCTGGCCGACGCGGACCTCAAGACCGTTTCCCAGGCGCTGCAGGGCGCTCTCGTCGACCTGGTGGACCTGGCGCTCGTCGCCAAGCAGATCCACTGGAACGTCGTCGGCCCGCGCTTCCGGTCCATCCACCTCCAGCTCGACGAGGTCGTCGACTCGGCGCGCGTCCATTCCGACACGGTGGCCGAGCGTGCCTCCGCGCTGGGCGTCCCGCCCGACGGTCGTGCCGCCACGGTGGCCTCCGGCAGCGGCATCGGGGCCACGCCGGCCGGCTGGATCAAGGACGGGGACGCGGTCGGGTCGATGGTGGACGCGCTCGGCGCGGTCATCACCCGGATGCGGGAACGGGTGAACGGCACCGGCGAGGCGGACCCAGTGTCGCAGGACATCTTCATCGGGATCACGGCGGACCTCGAGAAGCACCACTGGATGTTCCAGGCGGAGCACGCGTAG
- a CDS encoding helix-turn-helix domain-containing protein — translation MILLRRLLGDVLRRQRQRQGRTLREVSSSARVSLGYLSEVERGQKEASSELLSAICDALDVRMSELMREVSDELALAELARSAAATESVPTSVRPMLGTVSVTGVKPERVTIKAPAEAVDVVAA, via the coding sequence ATGATTCTGCTCCGTCGCCTGCTGGGTGACGTGCTGCGTCGGCAGCGCCAACGCCAGGGCCGTACTCTGCGCGAAGTCTCCTCGTCCGCCCGAGTCTCACTCGGCTATCTCTCCGAGGTGGAGCGGGGGCAGAAGGAGGCGTCCTCCGAACTGCTCTCCGCCATCTGCGACGCGCTGGACGTACGGATGTCGGAACTCATGCGGGAAGTGAGCGACGAGCTGGCGCTCGCCGAACTGGCGCGGTCCGCCGCGGCCACCGAGTCCGTGCCCACGTCGGTCCGTCCGATGCTGGGTACCGTGTCGGTGACCGGTGTGAAACCGGAACGGGTGACCATCAAGGCGCCCGCCGAGGCGGTCGATGTCGTCGCCGCGTGA
- a CDS encoding CinA family protein: MTAQATEVVRLLTVRGETLAVAESLTGGLVAAEITSVPGASKVFRGSVTAYATGLKHELLGVDPVLLAQRGAVDPQVAGQMAAGVRKALGADWGIATTGVAGPDPQDGQPVGTVFVAVDGPLTARPGCAGGGKVEALRLNGSRAEIRMESVRSVLAELLERLAGEQTGNERAQDTERNGGF, encoded by the coding sequence GTGACTGCACAGGCCACCGAAGTGGTGCGACTACTGACAGTGAGGGGCGAGACCCTCGCCGTCGCGGAGTCGCTCACGGGTGGCCTGGTAGCGGCGGAGATCACGAGCGTGCCCGGGGCCTCCAAGGTCTTCCGGGGCTCGGTCACCGCCTACGCCACCGGGCTCAAGCACGAGTTGCTGGGCGTCGACCCCGTTCTGCTGGCGCAGCGCGGAGCCGTGGATCCGCAGGTCGCGGGCCAGATGGCGGCAGGCGTGCGCAAGGCCCTGGGGGCCGACTGGGGCATCGCGACGACCGGAGTCGCCGGCCCCGATCCGCAGGACGGACAGCCCGTCGGGACGGTCTTCGTGGCCGTCGACGGGCCCCTGACCGCCCGTCCCGGTTGCGCCGGTGGCGGAAAAGTCGAGGCCCTGCGGTTGAACGGCAGCCGTGCGGAAATTCGTATGGAGAGTGTACGGAGCGTACTCGCAGAGCTCCTGGAGCGGCTTGCGGGCGAACAGACCGGGAATGAGCGGGCACAGGATACGGAACGGAACGGGGGGTTTTGA
- the pgsA gene encoding CDP-diacylglycerol--glycerol-3-phosphate 3-phosphatidyltransferase has protein sequence MTGVPASAAGGSSGAHGARGSAAEGVVSEVSPSAHGAAGAVPGSAPASVTGPDGRGTDAGGAGAGAESGGRPARGAKIAAAAVNQASVWNVANLLTMLRLLLVPGFVALMLADGGYDPAWRSLAWAAFAIAMITDLFDGHLARTYNLVTDFGKIADPIADKAIMGAALICLSGLGDLPWWVTAVILGRELGITLLRFLVIRYGVIPASRGGKIKTLTQGVAVGMYVLALTGWLATLRFWVMAAAVVLTVVTGLDYVRQAIVLRRQGMAERAAALEETEA, from the coding sequence ATGACCGGAGTCCCGGCATCCGCCGCGGGCGGCTCCTCCGGCGCGCACGGCGCGCGGGGTTCCGCCGCCGAGGGCGTCGTCTCCGAGGTCTCCCCATCTGCCCATGGTGCCGCCGGCGCGGTCCCCGGGTCCGCCCCCGCTTCCGTCACCGGCCCCGACGGCCGTGGCACGGACGCCGGGGGTGCGGGCGCCGGCGCGGAGAGCGGCGGCCGGCCCGCGCGCGGTGCGAAGATCGCGGCAGCGGCCGTCAACCAGGCGAGTGTCTGGAACGTCGCCAATCTGCTGACCATGCTCCGGCTGCTCCTGGTCCCCGGTTTCGTGGCGCTGATGCTGGCCGACGGCGGCTACGACCCGGCCTGGCGCTCGCTGGCCTGGGCGGCCTTCGCCATCGCCATGATCACCGACCTGTTCGACGGGCACCTGGCGCGCACCTACAACCTGGTCACCGACTTCGGGAAGATCGCCGACCCCATCGCCGACAAGGCGATCATGGGGGCGGCGCTCATCTGTCTCTCCGGCCTCGGCGACCTGCCGTGGTGGGTCACGGCCGTGATCCTCGGCCGGGAACTCGGCATCACGCTGCTGCGCTTCCTCGTCATCCGCTACGGCGTGATTCCCGCCAGCCGCGGGGGCAAGATCAAGACGCTCACCCAGGGCGTGGCTGTCGGAATGTACGTCCTGGCGCTGACGGGCTGGCTGGCCACCCTCAGGTTCTGGGTGATGGCCGCGGCGGTCGTCCTCACCGTCGTCACCGGCCTCGACTACGTAAGACAAGCCATTGTCCTGCGCCGGCAGGGAATGGCCGAGCGCGCGGCGGCGTTGGAGGAGACGGAAGCGTGA
- the rimO gene encoding 30S ribosomal protein S12 methylthiotransferase RimO: MPERRTVALVTLGCARNEVDSEELAGRLEADGWQLVEDAADADVAVVNTCGFVEAAKKDSVDALLEANDLKDHGRTQAVVAVGCMAERYGKELAQALPEADGVLGFDDYADISDRLQTILSGGIHAAHTPRDRRKLLPISPAERQESAAAVALPGHGPTDLPEGVAPASGPRAPLRRRLDGSPVASVKLASGCDRRCSFCAIPSFRGSFISRRPSDVLNETRWLAEQGVKEIMLVSENNTSYGKDLGDIRLLESLLPNLADVDGIERVRVSYLQPAEMRPGLIDVLTSTPKVVPYFDLSFQHSAPDVLRAMRRFGDTDRFLELLDTIRSKAPEAGVRSNFIVGFPGESESDLAELERFLNGARLDAIGVFGYSDEEGTEAATYENKLDEDVVTERLAHISRLAEELVSQRAEERVGQTVHVLVESVDDEEGVYGRAEHQAPETDGQVLLTSGEGLSVGRMVEAKVVGTEGVDLVAEPLTGSLVCTEEAGR; this comes from the coding sequence ATGCCTGAACGCCGTACCGTCGCACTCGTCACTCTCGGCTGCGCTCGTAACGAGGTGGATTCCGAGGAGCTCGCAGGCCGTTTGGAGGCGGACGGCTGGCAGCTCGTCGAGGACGCCGCGGACGCCGACGTCGCCGTGGTCAACACCTGTGGCTTCGTGGAAGCCGCGAAGAAGGACTCCGTCGACGCCCTGCTGGAGGCCAACGACCTCAAGGACCACGGCAGAACCCAGGCCGTCGTGGCGGTGGGCTGCATGGCCGAGCGGTACGGCAAGGAACTGGCCCAGGCGCTGCCCGAGGCCGACGGCGTGCTCGGCTTCGACGACTACGCGGACATCTCCGACCGCCTGCAGACCATCCTGTCCGGCGGCATCCACGCCGCCCACACCCCGCGCGACCGCCGCAAGCTGCTGCCGATCAGCCCTGCCGAGCGGCAGGAATCGGCCGCCGCCGTCGCGCTGCCCGGCCACGGCCCCACCGACCTCCCGGAGGGCGTGGCGCCCGCCTCGGGCCCCCGCGCCCCGCTGCGCCGCCGCCTGGACGGTTCCCCGGTCGCCTCGGTGAAGCTCGCCTCCGGCTGCGACCGGCGCTGCTCCTTCTGCGCCATCCCGTCCTTCCGCGGCTCCTTCATCTCCCGCCGCCCCAGCGACGTGCTGAACGAGACCCGCTGGCTGGCCGAGCAGGGTGTGAAGGAGATCATGCTGGTCTCCGAGAACAACACCTCCTACGGCAAGGACCTGGGCGACATCCGCCTGCTGGAGTCCCTGCTGCCCAACCTGGCGGACGTCGACGGCATCGAGCGGGTGCGGGTCAGCTACCTCCAGCCGGCCGAGATGCGCCCCGGGCTGATCGACGTACTGACCTCGACGCCCAAGGTCGTGCCGTACTTCGACCTGTCCTTCCAGCACTCCGCTCCCGACGTGCTGCGCGCTATGCGCCGCTTCGGCGACACCGACCGCTTCCTGGAGCTGCTCGACACCATCCGGAGCAAGGCCCCCGAGGCCGGTGTGCGCTCCAACTTCATCGTCGGCTTCCCCGGCGAGAGCGAGTCCGACCTCGCCGAGCTGGAGCGCTTCCTGAACGGCGCCCGCCTGGACGCCATCGGTGTCTTCGGGTACTCCGACGAGGAGGGCACGGAGGCCGCCACCTACGAGAACAAGCTGGACGAGGACGTCGTCACCGAGCGTCTGGCGCACATCTCCCGGCTGGCCGAGGAACTCGTCTCGCAGCGCGCCGAGGAGCGCGTCGGCCAGACGGTGCACGTGCTGGTCGAGTCGGTGGACGACGAGGAGGGCGTGTACGGCCGTGCCGAGCACCAGGCCCCCGAGACGGACGGCCAGGTGCTGCTCACGAGCGGCGAAGGCCTGAGCGTCGGACGTATGGTCGAGGCGAAGGTGGTCGGCACGGAAGGTGTCGATCTGGTGGCCGAGCCGCTGACCGGCTCGCTCGTGTGTACCGAGGAGGCGGGCAGATGA
- a CDS encoding helix-turn-helix domain-containing protein produces MSLGNSPEDERPFHDESREPRISVGRALQQARIAAGLTVDEVSSATRVRIAIVHAIEADDFAPCGGDVYARGHLRTLARAVHLDPEPLIAQFDAEHGGRPAPTPAAPLFEAERIRPERRGPNWTAAMVAAIVVVIGFVGFTAFKGGGDGSDAKSQVADGTKPSVSKSAKPRPKKEKPAAPSGEPSDSAIAAAPQDKVTVQVSAPNGRSWISAKDHNGRMLFDGLLKKGESKTFQDSTKINLILGDAGAIQLYVNGKKIEDDFRPGAVERLTYTKGDPEVG; encoded by the coding sequence GTGTCCCTCGGCAACTCCCCTGAAGACGAGCGTCCCTTCCACGACGAGTCCCGGGAACCCCGAATCTCCGTGGGCCGTGCCCTCCAGCAGGCGCGGATCGCGGCCGGGCTCACCGTGGACGAAGTCAGCAGCGCCACTCGTGTCCGTATCGCCATCGTGCACGCCATCGAAGCGGACGACTTCGCGCCCTGCGGCGGCGACGTGTACGCCCGTGGGCACCTCCGCACGCTGGCCAGGGCCGTCCACCTCGATCCCGAGCCGTTGATCGCCCAGTTCGACGCCGAGCACGGCGGCCGTCCCGCACCCACCCCGGCCGCACCCCTGTTCGAGGCGGAGCGGATCCGTCCCGAGCGTCGCGGACCGAACTGGACCGCGGCCATGGTCGCCGCGATCGTCGTCGTGATCGGCTTCGTCGGGTTCACCGCGTTCAAGGGCGGTGGCGACGGCAGCGACGCGAAGTCGCAGGTCGCCGACGGCACCAAGCCCTCCGTCAGCAAGTCCGCCAAGCCCAGGCCCAAGAAGGAGAAGCCCGCCGCGCCGAGCGGCGAGCCCTCCGACAGCGCCATCGCCGCGGCCCCCCAGGACAAGGTGACCGTCCAGGTCAGCGCGCCGAACGGGCGGAGCTGGATCTCGGCCAAGGACCACAACGGCCGGATGCTCTTCGACGGACTGCTGAAGAAGGGCGAGTCCAAGACCTTCCAGGACAGCACCAAGATCAACCTGATCCTCGGTGACGCCGGCGCCATCCAGCTCTACGTCAACGGCAAGAAGATCGAGGACGACTTCCGGCCGGGCGCCGTGGAGCGCCTCACGTACACCAAGGGCGACCCCGAGGTCGGATAA
- a CDS encoding DNA translocase FtsK, whose product MASRPSAAKKPPAKKAAAPAKAPARKAAAKKAPVKKAPAKRAPRKAAPPKPAPSPTGGVYRLARAVWLGLAHAVGAVFRGIGQGAKNLDPAHRKDGVALLLFGVALIVAAGTWADLKGPVGDLVEILVTGAFGRLDLLVPILLAVIGVRLVRHPEQPEANGRIVIGLSALVVGVLGQVHIACGSPARSAGMQAIRDAGGLVGWAAATPLTYTMTEVLAVPLLVLLTVFGLLVVTATPVNAIPQRLRALGVTLGVLPDREDADFTEDEERYDEQWREALPARPRKRTSAPGVYDPDSAEAAALSQRRGRPRRSAVPQPDPRRQMDAVDVAAAAAAALDGAVLHGMPPSPLVADLTQGVGVGDREDTTPVPTPAPAPKPADASEPETPAAPPPVPAARPKQERLASGPVPDLTKKAPDEPRDLPARAEQLQLSGDITYALPSLDLLARGGPGKARSAANDAVVASLTQVFTEFKVDAAVTGFTRGPTVTRYEVELGPAVKVERITALTKNIAYAVASPDVRIISPIPGKSAVGIEIPNTDREMVNLGDVLRLAESAEDDDPMLVAFGKDVEGGYVMHSLAKMPHMLVAGATGSGKSSCINCLITSVMMRATPEDVRMILVDPKRVELTAYEGIPHLITPIITNPKRAAEALQWVVREMDLRYDDLAAYGYRHIDDFNRAVREGKVKPPEGSERELQPYPYLLVIVDELADLMMVAPRDVEDAIVRITQLARAAGIHLVLATQRPSVDVVTGLIKANVPSRLAFATSSLADSRVILDQPGAEKLIGKGDGLFLPMGANKPTRMQGAFVTEEEVAVVVQHCKDQMAPVFRDDVTVGTKQKKEIDEDIGDDLDLLCQAAELVVSTQFGSTSMLQRKLRVGFAKAGRLMDLMESRNIVGPSEGSKARDVLVKPDELDGVLAVIRGESDG is encoded by the coding sequence ATGGCCTCACGTCCCTCCGCAGCCAAGAAGCCGCCCGCGAAGAAGGCGGCCGCTCCCGCGAAGGCTCCGGCGCGGAAGGCCGCCGCGAAGAAGGCACCGGTCAAGAAGGCGCCCGCCAAGCGGGCGCCGAGGAAGGCCGCGCCGCCGAAGCCGGCCCCCAGTCCCACCGGGGGCGTGTACCGGCTCGCGCGCGCCGTCTGGCTCGGGCTGGCGCACGCCGTCGGCGCCGTCTTCCGCGGCATAGGGCAGGGCGCGAAGAACCTCGACCCGGCCCACCGCAAGGACGGCGTGGCGCTGCTGCTGTTCGGTGTCGCCCTGATCGTCGCCGCCGGCACCTGGGCCGACCTGAAGGGTCCGGTCGGGGACCTGGTGGAGATCCTGGTCACCGGCGCCTTCGGCCGGCTCGACCTGCTGGTGCCGATACTGCTCGCGGTGATCGGCGTACGGCTCGTGCGCCACCCCGAGCAGCCGGAGGCCAACGGCCGGATCGTGATCGGCCTGTCCGCGCTCGTCGTCGGCGTGCTCGGCCAGGTCCACATCGCCTGCGGCTCGCCCGCGCGCAGCGCCGGCATGCAGGCCATAAGGGACGCCGGTGGCCTCGTCGGCTGGGCGGCGGCGACCCCGCTGACGTACACCATGACCGAGGTCCTCGCCGTACCCCTGCTGGTGCTGCTGACGGTCTTCGGGCTGCTCGTGGTGACCGCCACCCCGGTCAACGCCATCCCGCAGCGCCTGCGCGCGCTCGGCGTCACCCTGGGCGTCCTCCCCGACCGCGAGGACGCGGACTTCACGGAGGACGAGGAGCGCTACGACGAGCAGTGGCGCGAAGCGCTCCCCGCGCGCCCCCGCAAGCGTACGAGCGCCCCCGGGGTGTACGACCCCGACAGCGCCGAGGCGGCGGCTCTCTCGCAGCGTCGCGGCCGGCCCCGGCGGTCCGCGGTGCCCCAGCCCGATCCGCGGCGCCAGATGGACGCCGTGGACGTCGCGGCGGCGGCTGCCGCCGCGCTCGACGGTGCCGTCCTGCACGGCATGCCGCCCTCCCCGCTCGTCGCCGACCTCACCCAGGGCGTCGGCGTCGGCGACCGCGAGGACACCACACCGGTGCCGACGCCCGCGCCCGCACCGAAGCCGGCGGACGCGTCCGAGCCGGAGACGCCGGCCGCGCCCCCGCCGGTCCCCGCCGCACGGCCCAAGCAGGAGAGGCTCGCCTCCGGGCCGGTCCCCGACCTCACCAAGAAGGCCCCGGACGAACCGCGCGACCTGCCCGCGCGCGCGGAGCAGCTCCAGCTGTCCGGCGACATCACCTACGCGCTGCCGTCCCTGGACCTGCTCGCGCGCGGCGGCCCGGGCAAGGCGCGCAGCGCCGCCAACGACGCGGTCGTCGCCTCGCTCACCCAGGTCTTCACCGAGTTCAAGGTCGACGCGGCCGTCACCGGCTTCACCCGCGGGCCGACGGTCACCCGCTACGAGGTCGAGCTCGGCCCCGCGGTGAAGGTCGAGCGGATCACCGCGCTCACCAAGAACATCGCGTACGCCGTCGCCAGCCCCGACGTACGGATCATCAGTCCCATCCCCGGGAAGTCCGCGGTGGGCATCGAGATCCCGAACACCGACCGGGAGATGGTCAACCTCGGCGACGTGCTGCGTCTCGCGGAGTCCGCCGAGGACGACGACCCGATGCTGGTCGCCTTCGGCAAGGACGTCGAGGGCGGGTACGTGATGCACTCGCTCGCGAAGATGCCGCACATGCTGGTCGCCGGTGCGACGGGCTCCGGCAAGTCGTCCTGCATCAACTGTCTGATCACCTCGGTCATGATGCGGGCGACCCCGGAGGACGTCCGGATGATCCTCGTCGACCCCAAGCGGGTCGAGCTGACCGCCTACGAGGGCATCCCGCACCTGATCACGCCGATCATCACCAATCCCAAGCGGGCCGCCGAGGCGCTGCAGTGGGTCGTCCGCGAGATGGACCTGCGCTACGACGACCTCGCCGCGTACGGCTACCGGCACATCGACGACTTCAACCGTGCCGTCCGCGAGGGCAAGGTCAAGCCGCCGGAGGGCAGCGAGCGGGAGCTGCAGCCCTACCCGTACCTGCTGGTGATCGTCGACGAGCTCGCCGACCTGATGATGGTGGCCCCGCGCGACGTCGAGGACGCCATCGTGCGCATCACGCAGCTCGCGCGCGCGGCCGGCATCCACCTGGTGCTCGCCACGCAGCGCCCGTCGGTCGACGTGGTCACCGGTCTGATCAAGGCCAACGTGCCCTCCCGGCTGGCCTTCGCCACCTCCTCGCTCGCCGACTCCCGGGTCATCCTCGACCAGCCCGGCGCCGAGAAACTCATCGGCAAGGGTGACGGCCTCTTCCTGCCGATGGGCGCGAACAAGCCCACCCGGATGCAGGGCGCCTTCGTGACCGAGGAAGAGGTCGCGGTCGTCGTCCAGCACTGCAAGGACCAGATGGCGCCGGTCTTCCGGGACGACGTCACCGTGGGCACCAAGCAGAAGAAGGAGATCGACGAGGACATCGGCGACGACCTCGACCTGCTCTGCCAGGCGGCCGAGCTGGTGGTCTCCACCCAGTTCGGGTCGACGTCCATGCTCCAGCGGAAGCTGCGTGTCGGCTTCGCCAAGGCCGGGCGGCTCATGGACCTCATGGAGTCCCGCAACATCGTCGGTCCCAGCGAGGGGTCCAAGGCACGTGACGTTCTTGTGAAGCCTGACGAGCTGGACGGCGTGCTCGCGGTGATTCGCGGGGAGTCTGACGGTTAG
- a CDS encoding two-component system response regulator — MVQKAKILLVDDRPENLLALEAILSALDQTLVRASSGEEALKALLTDDFAVILLDVQMPGMDGFETAAHIKRRERTRDIPIIFLTAINHGPHHTFRGYAAGAVDYISKPFDPWVLRAKVSVFVELYMKNCQLREQAALLRLQLEGGGKGAVGGKESAGLLAELSARLAAVEEQAEALSKQLDDDSADAAAVATAAHLERKLTGLRRALDALEPGAGPGGASLPATN; from the coding sequence ATGGTGCAGAAGGCCAAGATCCTCCTGGTCGATGACCGGCCGGAGAATCTGCTGGCGCTGGAGGCCATCCTCTCTGCGCTCGATCAGACGCTGGTGCGGGCATCGAGCGGGGAGGAAGCGCTCAAAGCGCTGCTCACGGACGATTTCGCGGTCATTCTGCTGGACGTCCAGATGCCGGGCATGGACGGGTTCGAGACCGCCGCGCACATCAAGCGGCGCGAGCGGACCCGGGACATCCCGATCATCTTTCTCACGGCGATCAACCACGGCCCGCACCACACGTTCCGCGGGTACGCGGCGGGCGCGGTCGACTACATCTCCAAGCCGTTCGACCCGTGGGTGCTGCGGGCCAAGGTCTCGGTGTTCGTCGAGCTGTACATGAAGAACTGCCAGCTGCGGGAGCAGGCGGCTCTGCTGCGGCTCCAGTTGGAGGGCGGCGGCAAGGGCGCGGTCGGCGGCAAGGAGTCCGCCGGGCTGCTCGCCGAGCTGTCCGCGCGGCTCGCGGCCGTCGAGGAGCAGGCGGAGGCGCTGTCCAAGCAACTGGACGACGACTCGGCGGACGCGGCGGCGGTGGCCACCGCCGCCCATCTGGAGCGCAAACTCACCGGGTTGCGCCGCGCCCTCGACGCGCTGGAGCCGGGCGCGGGTCCCGGTGGTGCGTCCCTGCCGGCCACGAACTGA